A stretch of Antennarius striatus isolate MH-2024 chromosome 6, ASM4005453v1, whole genome shotgun sequence DNA encodes these proteins:
- the itpkcb gene encoding inositol-trisphosphate 3-kinase Cb, whose protein sequence is MGQTRSDLASTASTADRAKWNPGKTVQCLRIRGCRSGEKQPCDRIIRNPMKNKALTCLGRRKRDSSQPETDLDNRNQPGDPTTRRDYRTGKLPRDECVSTAGEQRASSCGFEIPRCLDVGNERADDVNRGATFRPSDASSLETRTGEIIGAGCEEPQPEREDNASEPTTRTMEDIRLRVTNEDRLVSEVRELTCSSVSSALRLTSDPDTERTLTSLRSDRSEGRLTVTTNNHSESEMTKTKCSLVSSPTKAAGDQSKGEVDAARQRDSDQAPLGPTGGRSYPGTIPKLIITRDPSPIRSPETPTRAELNTGSCLDLHPDDESPCSDSGCGGSPALMRSPRKLSNSSSIGLSSASSFEESEDDYTGSDIESSLSPARSLCSPDDGTGHKSWQKLKNMVHWSPFVVSFKKRYPWVQLAGHAGNFHAGEFGRLLKRYCECEQQCLQKLMKDTLRPYVPGYYGVVQKDEQDYNLMDDLLADFDLPSIMDCKMGSRTYLEEELSKARERPRLRKDMYEKMVEVDPGAPTEQERIQQGVLKPRYMQWRETLSSTATLGFRIEGIKKCDGTCNTNFKKTKHREQVMQALEEFVGGNTQILKLYLQQLEKLRSALEQSQFFRTHEVVGSSLLFVHDATGKARVWMIDFGKTVPLPAPQVLDHRTPWEEGNREDGYLWGLDNLIDIFSSMSPQTP, encoded by the exons ATGGGCCAAACTCGCTCGGATCTAGCGAGCACAGCCTCCACCGCAGACAGAGCGAAATGGAATCCAGGCAAGACGGTCCAGTGTCTCCGTATCCGCGGATGTAGGAGCGGAGAAAAGCAACCTTGTGATCGAATAATCAGgaatccaatgaaaaacaaagcgCTGACGTGTTTGGGAAGAAGAAAGCGAGACTCCAGTCAACCTGAAACGGACTTAGACAACAGAAACCAGCCCGGAGATCCAACAACGCGCCGCGATTACAGAACAGGAAAGTTACCCAGGGACGAGTGCGTGTCGACGGCTGGGGAACAGCGAGCATCCTCGTGTGGGTTTGAGATTCCACGGTGCCTAGATGTTGGTAATGAACGAGCTGACGACGTGAACCGCGGAGCAACGTTTCGTCCGTCCGATGCGTCAAGTTTGGAAACACGGACGGGTGAAATCATTGGGGCAGGCTGCGAGGAACCACAACCCGAGCGAGAGGACAATGCCTCCGAGCCCACCACGAGGACCATGGAAGATATTCGGCTGCGGGTAACGAACGAGGATCGACTTGTGTCTGAGGTCAGAGAATTAACCTGTAGTAGTGTGAGTTCTGCCCTGCGACTCACCTCCGACCCCGACACGGAGCGGACTTTGACCTCTTTGCGCTCGGATCGTAGTGAAGGCAGACTGACTGTAACGACGAACAATCACTCCGAGTCCGAGATGACCAAAACTAAGTGCAGTCTTGTCTCAAGTCCGACCAAAGCGGCCGGTGACCAAAGTAAAGGTGAGGTAGACGCAGCGAGACAAAGGGACTCGGATCAGGCCCCTCTTGGTCCCACAGGAGGCCGAAGTTACCCAGGAACTATACCCAAACTCATCATCACCAGAGACCCCAGCCCGATCCGCTCTCCGGAGACACCGACCCGGGCAGAGCTCAACACCGGCTCATGTCTGGACCTGCACCCGGATGACGAGTCTCCCTGCTCGGACAGTGGCTGCGGAGGGTCCCCTGCGCTGATGCGCTCACCGAGGAAGCTGTCCAATTCTTCCTCCATCGGCCTGTCCTCAGCCTCGTCCTTTGAAGAGTCAGAGGATGACTACACTGGAAGTGACATCGAATCCAGTTTGTCTCCAGCCCGTTCTCTGTGCAGCCCGGACGACGGGACAGGG cATAAGTCGTGGCAGAAATTAAAGAACATGGTTCACTGGTCCCCCTTTGTTGTGTCCTTCAAGAAGCGATACCCATGGGTGCAGCTAGCTGGCCATGCAG GTAACTTCCACGCCGGGGAGTTTGGACGCTTGTTGAAGCGATACTGTGAGTGTGAGCAGCAGTGTCTGCAGAAGCTGATGAAAGACACTCTGCGCCCCTATGTGCCCGGTTATTATGGGGTTGTACAGAAAGATGAGCAGGACTATAACTTGATGGATGACCTGCTGGCTGACTTTGACTTGCCCTCCATCATGGACTGTAAGATGGGCAGCAG GACTTacttggaggaggagctgagtaAAGCCAGAGAGCGCCCACGTTTAAGGAAGGACATGTACGAGAAGATGGTGGAAGTGGATCCAGGAGCTCCTACTGAGCAGGAGAGGATCCAGCAGGGGGTCCTCAAACCCAGATACATGCAGTGGAGGGAGACGCTCAGCTCCACAGCCACACTGGGCTTCCGCATCGAAGGCATTAAG aaatgtGATGGAACGTGTAACACCAACTTTAAGAAGACCAAACACAGGGAGCAGGTGATGCAGGCCCTGGAGGAGTTTGTCGGCGGCAACACTCAGATTCTG aaacTCTACCTGCAGCAGTTGGAGAAGCTGCGATCAGCCCTTGAGCAATCACAATTCTTCAGAACACATGAG GTTGTGGGCAGCTCTCTGCTGTTTGTGCACGACGCCACTGGGAAAGCCAGAGTCTGGATGATCGACTTCGGGAAGACCGTCCCCCTCCCTGCTCCTCAGGTCCTTGACCATCGCACCCCGTGGGAGGAAGGGAACAGGGAGGATGGCTACCTGTGGGGACTGGACAATCTCATAGACATCTTCAGCAGCATGTCCCCACAGACACCCTGA
- the actmap gene encoding actin maturation protease isoform X1, whose product MSLECPPAPPPPPPPLGPPPPPAPRRLYQTVAHGRTAVEGNYTEARVLLQQRESSFRKDLQWILVNEYVPSLIQDGPQCGLVALWMSAHLRQPPLSVDMESVVQTALNRGYTAQGEMFSADNMARLAEEVCGCEAERLSGGLTGHNAAAIITHLWGGQPVLIPYDEDFNHEPCQRSGHKAHWAVASGVLLGLEQGSLTQEQTLPDPILPWLSLASDARCSCPVRSSVIREVYILAKQGKSLRYQLWALEGVALSNQQLRAMDPRRANDGTRYVVPQGGVESGLAGQAVLLHTKTQKETRV is encoded by the exons atgtcactggaGTGCCCCcctgcaccaccaccacctccccctccactgggcccaccacctccacctgccCCTAGGAGGCTCTATCAGACTGTCGCCCATGGCAGGACGGCTGTGGAGGGGAACTACACAGAGGCCCGCGTCCTGCTCCAGCAGAGGGAGAGCAG TTTTAGGAAGGACCTGCAGTGGATCCTTGTCAATGAATATGTGCCCTCCCTCATCCAAGATGGTCCCCA GTGTGGTCTGGTGGCGTTGTGGATGTCTGCTCACCTTCGACAGCCTCCGCTGAGTGTTGATATGGAGAGTGTTGTTCAGACTGCTCTGAACAGGGGATACACCGCACAGGGCGAAATGTTTTCAG CTGACAACATGGCTCGCCTGGCAGAGGAGGTCTGTGGCTGCGAGGCAGAGCGTCTGTCGGGGGGCTTAACGGGTCACAACGCTGCAGCCATCATCACAcacctgtggggggggcagcCCGTCCTCATCCC ATATGATGAAGACTTCAACCACGAGCCGTGTCAGCGCAGCGGCCACAAGGCGCACTGGGCGGTGGCTTCAG GTGTTCTCCTGGGGTTGGAGCAGGGCAGCCTGACTCAAGAGCAAACTCTCCCTGACCCCATCCTGCCCTGGCTGTCCCTCGCCTCTGACGCCCGCTGCTCCTGTCCAGTCAGAAGCTCAGTCATCAGAGAGGTTTACATCCTGGCTAAACAGGGTAAAAGTCTGCGCTACCAGCTGTGGGCTCTGGAAGGCGTCGCTCTGAGCAACCAACAGTTGAGAGCGATGGATCCCCGGAGGGCGAATGACGGAACCCGATACGTGGTTCCTCAAGGTGGGGTGGAATCCGGGCTGGCTGGACAGGCGGTGTTGCTCCACACAAAGACGCAGAAGGAAACACGAGTGTGA
- the actmap gene encoding actin maturation protease isoform X2: MSLECPPAPPPPPPPLGPPPPPAPRRLYQTVAHGRTAVEGNYTEARVLLQQRESRKDLQWILVNEYVPSLIQDGPQCGLVALWMSAHLRQPPLSVDMESVVQTALNRGYTAQGEMFSADNMARLAEEVCGCEAERLSGGLTGHNAAAIITHLWGGQPVLIPYDEDFNHEPCQRSGHKAHWAVASGVLLGLEQGSLTQEQTLPDPILPWLSLASDARCSCPVRSSVIREVYILAKQGKSLRYQLWALEGVALSNQQLRAMDPRRANDGTRYVVPQGGVESGLAGQAVLLHTKTQKETRV; encoded by the exons atgtcactggaGTGCCCCcctgcaccaccaccacctccccctccactgggcccaccacctccacctgccCCTAGGAGGCTCTATCAGACTGTCGCCCATGGCAGGACGGCTGTGGAGGGGAACTACACAGAGGCCCGCGTCCTGCTCCAGCAGAGGGAGAGCAG GAAGGACCTGCAGTGGATCCTTGTCAATGAATATGTGCCCTCCCTCATCCAAGATGGTCCCCA GTGTGGTCTGGTGGCGTTGTGGATGTCTGCTCACCTTCGACAGCCTCCGCTGAGTGTTGATATGGAGAGTGTTGTTCAGACTGCTCTGAACAGGGGATACACCGCACAGGGCGAAATGTTTTCAG CTGACAACATGGCTCGCCTGGCAGAGGAGGTCTGTGGCTGCGAGGCAGAGCGTCTGTCGGGGGGCTTAACGGGTCACAACGCTGCAGCCATCATCACAcacctgtggggggggcagcCCGTCCTCATCCC ATATGATGAAGACTTCAACCACGAGCCGTGTCAGCGCAGCGGCCACAAGGCGCACTGGGCGGTGGCTTCAG GTGTTCTCCTGGGGTTGGAGCAGGGCAGCCTGACTCAAGAGCAAACTCTCCCTGACCCCATCCTGCCCTGGCTGTCCCTCGCCTCTGACGCCCGCTGCTCCTGTCCAGTCAGAAGCTCAGTCATCAGAGAGGTTTACATCCTGGCTAAACAGGGTAAAAGTCTGCGCTACCAGCTGTGGGCTCTGGAAGGCGTCGCTCTGAGCAACCAACAGTTGAGAGCGATGGATCCCCGGAGGGCGAATGACGGAACCCGATACGTGGTTCCTCAAGGTGGGGTGGAATCCGGGCTGGCTGGACAGGCGGTGTTGCTCCACACAAAGACGCAGAAGGAAACACGAGTGTGA